The following coding sequences are from one Epilithonimonas vandammei window:
- a CDS encoding zinc ribbon domain-containing protein YjdM, producing the protein MSDTILCPKCQSEFTYEQDNLQVCSQCFHEWDPAEVSAEGKIFDSLGKELQNGDSVIVIKDLPVKGAPKPVKAGTKVKNIRLRPDSDHNIDCKIDGFGSMALKSEFVKKA; encoded by the coding sequence ATGAGCGACACAATTCTTTGCCCAAAATGCCAATCCGAATTCACTTATGAACAAGACAATCTACAAGTTTGTTCCCAATGTTTTCACGAGTGGGATCCAGCGGAAGTTTCAGCGGAAGGCAAAATTTTCGATTCTCTTGGGAAAGAATTGCAAAATGGAGATTCTGTAATTGTGATTAAAGATTTGCCCGTGAAAGGTGCTCCAAAACCTGTAAAAGCAGGAACCAAAGTTAAAAACATCCGTCTTCGTCCAGATTCTGACCATAATATCGATTGCAAAATTGATGGCTTCGGTTCTATGGCTTTGAAGTCTGAGTTTGTAAAGAAGGCTTAA
- a CDS encoding YceI family protein — MKKTTIIAAILMISASIFVISCGKDKPVSSESNEVLTTTNGQIYVIDTMNSKAEWKGFKVVKSDNTSHIGTLKFESGEVTVKDNKLESGQFVIDMNSIANEDLKETDGNSKLIGHLKSADFFDVEKFPTASYEITKITEAPAGSDYNTVLDGNLTLKGITKPATFNANVKIKDGELSIATEPKDINRDEFGIKFQMPAAEGLIKNEINVQMKVKAIEKK; from the coding sequence ATGAAAAAAACAACCATTATTGCAGCTATCCTGATGATCTCAGCCTCTATTTTTGTAATTTCCTGCGGAAAAGACAAACCCGTGAGCAGCGAAAGCAATGAAGTGCTTACTACTACAAATGGACAAATATACGTGATAGATACAATGAACAGTAAAGCAGAATGGAAAGGTTTTAAAGTAGTGAAGTCCGACAACACTAGTCATATTGGAACTTTGAAATTCGAAAGTGGTGAAGTTACCGTAAAAGATAATAAGCTGGAAAGCGGGCAATTTGTGATTGATATGAATTCTATTGCGAATGAAGATCTGAAAGAAACTGATGGCAATTCAAAACTTATTGGGCATCTCAAAAGTGCAGATTTTTTTGATGTAGAGAAATTTCCAACCGCTTCTTACGAAATCACAAAAATTACAGAAGCGCCAGCAGGAAGTGATTACAACACAGTACTAGATGGAAATCTGACTCTTAAAGGAATTACAAAACCAGCTACTTTTAATGCCAATGTTAAAATAAAAGATGGGGAGCTTAGTATTGCAACAGAGCCGAAAGACATTAATAGAGATGAATTTGGAATTAAATTTCAGATGCCTGCTGCAGAAGGTCTTATCAAAAACGAGATCAATGTTCAAATGAAAGTTAAGGCTATTGAAAAGAAATAA
- a CDS encoding sulfate/molybdate ABC transporter ATP-binding protein: protein MLLEVKNLYFNYQTNNPLFHNLNLHVDEGQIVALAGESGCGKSTLLSLIYGLMDWQSGEIIFDGEKLFGPKGNLVPGESKMKFVAQNYDLMPYGTVYDNVGKYISNINLTSKKEKVDELLDIVGLSEYAKVIPKNLSGGQQQRVAIARALAILPKMLLLDEPFSNLDFSRKFELRDKLFSYARENNMSLIISTHNLEEVLPWADKIVVLQNGRLIQNDSPKETYENPYNDYVAKLLGEVNIFTEGEKTQFNLSKKHYFPHQIKIAEGGVEASVLESLFAGSYYRNKVRINDKSIVVYSQNKLSGNVNLEF from the coding sequence ATGCTCTTAGAAGTCAAAAATCTTTATTTCAATTATCAGACCAATAATCCCCTGTTTCATAACCTGAACCTGCATGTAGATGAAGGTCAGATAGTTGCTTTGGCGGGTGAAAGTGGCTGCGGCAAGTCAACCTTGCTGAGCCTGATATACGGACTGATGGATTGGCAGAGCGGTGAAATTATTTTTGACGGTGAAAAATTGTTTGGCCCAAAAGGAAATCTAGTACCTGGAGAGTCGAAAATGAAATTCGTAGCGCAGAACTATGATTTGATGCCCTACGGGACAGTTTACGATAACGTTGGAAAATATATTTCTAACATCAATTTAACATCAAAAAAAGAGAAAGTTGATGAATTATTGGATATTGTTGGACTTTCAGAATATGCGAAAGTGATTCCTAAAAATTTAAGCGGAGGACAACAACAACGTGTGGCGATTGCCAGAGCTTTGGCTATACTTCCTAAGATGCTTTTGCTGGATGAGCCTTTTAGTAACCTTGATTTTTCCAGAAAATTCGAATTGCGAGACAAGCTGTTCAGTTATGCAAGAGAAAACAATATGAGTCTGATAATTTCTACGCATAATCTGGAAGAAGTGCTGCCTTGGGCGGATAAAATCGTGGTGTTGCAAAATGGTAGGCTGATTCAGAATGATTCGCCAAAAGAAACTTACGAAAATCCTTACAACGATTATGTTGCCAAGCTTCTGGGCGAAGTCAATATTTTTACAGAAGGAGAAAAAACTCAATTTAATCTTTCCAAAAAGCATTACTTTCCGCATCAGATAAAAATTGCTGAAGGTGGAGTTGAAGCAAGTGTTTTAGAAAGTCTTTTTGCGGGTTCGTATTACCGAAATAAGGTCAGAATTAATGATAAATCAATTGTTGTTTATTCTCAAAATAAACTTTCCGGCAACGTAAATTTAGAGTTTTAA